Below is a genomic region from Pirellulales bacterium.
ACCGAGGAAAAATCGGAGACTGACACCGCGGACGCCACAACCAATGCCGCCCGTCGAAGGGAAGCCGACTTCATCGCTCGCCGAATTCGCCACATGGTCGATCACCGCGAACCGCTCGTGGCCCAGCGTCAAATCGACGGCCAAGTTGAACCACGCCCCGTCCAATTCGGCGATATCGCCATGCTGTTCCGCGCCCTGTCCGACGTGCAATGTTATGAACAGGCGCTCCGCAGCTACGACATTCACTATTATCTGGTCGGCGGCCACGCCTTTTACGCCCAGCAGGAAATTTACGACGTCGTCAACTTGTTGCGGGCCCTGGCCAGTCCCGCCGATGTCGTTAGTCTGGCCGGCGTGCTCCGCAGCCCCCTGTTCGCGCTGGCCGACGAAACGCTGTTTTGGCTGGCGCAGCATCCGCAGGGCTTGTCTGCCGGATTGTTTGCTCAGCGATTGCCGCAGGAGTTGGATGATATCGAGCGCCGCCGCGCCGCATTCGCCGCCGCCACGCTGCATCACTTGCGCAACCGCAAAGATCGTCTTTCCATCGCCGCGCTCTTGAACGAAGCGTTCGCCCTGACTGGTTACGATGCCGCCTTGTTGGCCGAATTCATGGGCCAGCGCAAGTTGGCCAACGTCCGCAAGCTGCTGGAGCAAGCCCGCTCGTTCGATCGCTCCGGCGTGCTGGGGCTGAACGATTTTATCGTACAGCTTTCGCAATTCGTGGGCCAGTTGCCGCACGAGCCACTGGCTGCGACCCATCCGGAAAAAACCGACGTGGTGCGGCTCATGACCATTCACCAGGCCAAGGGTTTGGAATTTCCCCTCGTGTTTGTTCCCGACGTCAACCGCCGGACAAACAAAAACCGCGACAGCGCCGCCTGGCATCCGCAACTTGGCCCGCTGCTGAAGTTAAAGCAGCGTGGCAAACATGCCGGCGTGACCGGGTTCGATTTGTTCACTGCCGTTGGTGATCCGGAAGAAAAGGCCGAACTCGTCCGGCTGCTCTACGTTGCCACGACGCGGGCGGCCGATTATCTCATTCTTTCCGCTGGCATGAACCAGCAGGAACTTGAAGCGCCGCGGTGGCCCTGGGCAAAACTATTGGCCGAGCGTTTCAATCTGCAAACCGGCGAATTTCGCGCCACGCTGCCCCCGGGCGGCGAGTACGATATCCCGCGCATCAAAGTCACTATGGCGCCACCGGCGGTTGACGCTTCGGCCCAATCACCGCACACCTGGCACAATTTGGATGCGGCCCTCAGCCGCACGCTGGAAATGGCGGCAAACGAAACGAAATCAACGGGCGCGGCTTATTTGCCAACTTCACAAATGCTATCCCGCCTGGCCCAACCCGTGGCCATTGATCGGGCAGCCCAGCGCCGTTTTTCCGTTTCCCGGTTGAACGGCCTCCTGCAGCCCGCCGAGGAACAGCCGCAGCCATCTTTCTTCAGCGACGATGCCGACAATCGCCCCCCGCTGGCCGGTGCTGGCATAGATTTAGGCACGCTGGTGCATCAGGCGCTGGCCCGCATCGATTTTGCCGAGCTCGCCTCCACTGCCGCTTCAGAAAAAACAGATGCACTCCCACACACGGTCCAGCGCTGTTTGGAATCTTGTGCCGCTTACAACGCCGAACTGGCCGAAACCGCCGCCGAACTTCTCATGCGTTTCGCTCAATCTTCTCGAGCCCGTGAATTGGCCGCGGCAAAACTCGTTCGCCGCGAGTTAGAGTTTTTATTGGCGTGGCCGCCGAACGTTTCGTCACATTCTCGCAAAGGGACAGCGCTGGGTACAGACGCGGCGCCGAATCGATATTTGCAAGGATTCATCGATTGCCTATACCAAGACGCAGCCGGCTGCTGGCATTTGCTCGATTACAAAACCAACCAGGTCTCAGCCGACGCCGTTGACGCTCTGGCTCCGCAGTTTGAGTTGCAATTGGGCGTTTATGCGTTGGCGGTCGAACAAATTTTGCACAAGCCACCGGCGGAATTGACCGTTCATTTTTTGCGGCCATCCGCGGAACACCCCTTTGCGTGGGACACCGCCCTGCGGGCCCGCACGGTGGACAAAGTGAACCAGGCCATCGAATCGGCGGTCCATGATAAATTAGCCCCCGCTTCTACCGGGGGATGAAGCGCGATTAAAACGCCATCACGTTGCCGCTTATGTCCACCATCGATCCTGAAAAACAGCGCCGCTTTGCCGTCGAAGTCGTGAAACAATTGCGCGAGGCTGGCTTCACAGCCTATTGGGCCGGAGGCTGCGTGCGCGATTCGCTCCTCAATCGCACCCCCAACGATTACGACGTGGCCACCACCGCCCATCCCGAACAAATCGCCGCCGTGTTCCGCCATCGCAAAACGCTGGCCATCGGCGCCGCCTTTGGCGTCATGACCGTCCTGGGTCCGCGCGGGGCAGGCCAAATCGAAGTCGCCACCTTCCGCCAAGACATCAGCTACACCGACGGCCGGCATCCAGACAGCGTGGCCTTTAGCTCGCCCGAGGAAGACGCCCGCCGCCGCGACTTCACCATCAACGGCATGTTCTACGATCCGCTCGCCGAACAAGTGATTGATTTCGTCGCCGGCCAGGCCGATTTGCAACAAGGCGTCATCCGCGCCATCGGCAGTCCGCGGGAGCGCTTCACCGAAGATAAGCTGCGCATGCTCCGGGCCGTGCGGTTTGCCTCGGGGTTCAATTTTCGCTTGGAAGAAAACACGCTCACCGCCATTCGCGAAATGGCCTCGCAAATCTCCGTCGTCAGCGCCGAGCGAATCGCCGACGAAATGCGCGCCATGCTCGTGCAGCCGGGCCGAGTGCGGGCCGTACGCTTGCTTTATCTCACCGGGTTGCTGGCCGCTATTTTGCCGGAAGCCGCGCAAGTGGCGGACAGCGAAGCCTGGAAAGTCGAGCTTACCGATGAACTGAATGGTCCGACCCAGACCGACAATCAACACGCCAGCCGCACGTTGGCGCTCTTGGCCGCAGTGGAACATCCCTCGTTTCCGCTCGCGCTGGCGGTTCTACTGCTTTCGGCG
It encodes:
- a CDS encoding UvrD-helicase domain-containing protein; this translates as MTAAATNFTSEQRAAIEARNISVALSAGAGCGKTFVLTERFLADLDPSVSQAPASLRFQPADLHELIAITFTDRAAREMRDRIRQKCYERLQTAPDAKQADYWLGLLRSLDAARVSTIHSFCGALLRTHAVEAGLDPRFTVMEQSQADTLLAELCEDVLREKLSDNTNPLHAPLLNLTAHFGLKRLQEMVATLITTNRAAYFEPWLAKSAADVIALWDIFRREVAWPTALAALAQSPPAKTVLEVIRQCSDATGKLRNRLAVLSQLLPMLPASGHPGDDLAAIVENARVQSAGSKKNWSDESLYDRFKDAAEELRKAAKAAAEFTQLDPAAAQADAEAGLQLLRIAHAVQARYAQRKRELAWVDYNDLLVQAHRLLTDPAHQELQQQLASQTRLLLVDECQDTDPLQVELIKALCGPHTHDGKLFFVGDYKQSIYRFRGADPGVFRRLEQETPRTGRLPLTTNFRSQPAILHFVNALFSDVLSAGNAHAASAVSSNGKAPSSSQEAAQPYQPLRAHWPQTTSVPAIEFLWATATEEKSETDTADATTNAARRREADFIARRIRHMVDHREPLVAQRQIDGQVEPRPVQFGDIAMLFRALSDVQCYEQALRSYDIHYYLVGGHAFYAQQEIYDVVNLLRALASPADVVSLAGVLRSPLFALADETLFWLAQHPQGLSAGLFAQRLPQELDDIERRRAAFAAATLHHLRNRKDRLSIAALLNEAFALTGYDAALLAEFMGQRKLANVRKLLEQARSFDRSGVLGLNDFIVQLSQFVGQLPHEPLAATHPEKTDVVRLMTIHQAKGLEFPLVFVPDVNRRTNKNRDSAAWHPQLGPLLKLKQRGKHAGVTGFDLFTAVGDPEEKAELVRLLYVATTRAADYLILSAGMNQQELEAPRWPWAKLLAERFNLQTGEFRATLPPGGEYDIPRIKVTMAPPAVDASAQSPHTWHNLDAALSRTLEMAANETKSTGAAYLPTSQMLSRLAQPVAIDRAAQRRFSVSRLNGLLQPAEEQPQPSFFSDDADNRPPLAGAGIDLGTLVHQALARIDFAELASTAASEKTDALPHTVQRCLESCAAYNAELAETAAELLMRFAQSSRARELAAAKLVRRELEFLLAWPPNVSSHSRKGTALGTDAAPNRYLQGFIDCLYQDAAGCWHLLDYKTNQVSADAVDALAPQFELQLGVYALAVEQILHKPPAELTVHFLRPSAEHPFAWDTALRARTVDKVNQAIESAVHDKLAPASTGG
- a CDS encoding CCA tRNA nucleotidyltransferase, whose product is MSTIDPEKQRRFAVEVVKQLREAGFTAYWAGGCVRDSLLNRTPNDYDVATTAHPEQIAAVFRHRKTLAIGAAFGVMTVLGPRGAGQIEVATFRQDISYTDGRHPDSVAFSSPEEDARRRDFTINGMFYDPLAEQVIDFVAGQADLQQGVIRAIGSPRERFTEDKLRMLRAVRFASGFNFRLEENTLTAIREMASQISVVSAERIADEMRAMLVQPGRVRAVRLLYLTGLLAAILPEAAQVADSEAWKVELTDELNGPTQTDNQHASRTLALLAAVEHPSFPLALAVLLLSAPADNLAETVGRRWRLARSETDRLAWLLANQQSLNGARAARWSQVQPLLVADGADDLLKLHAAQAALGFAALEDVAFCRAKLQLPVEQLIPPPLVTGADLISLGIPTGPVFAQLLSAARDAQLDGLISDRSAALTYVERLWRESIP